From a region of the Nyctibius grandis isolate bNycGra1 chromosome 10, bNycGra1.pri, whole genome shotgun sequence genome:
- the LOC137667867 gene encoding hyaluronidase-2-like produces the protein MRRGCAAAAVAVAVPWLALLALAWQPPEKPSAAPLLTRRPFLVAWNVPTQDCKPRFQVPLDYSLFDLQASPNEGFVGQNLTIFYKERLGLYPYYTSQRVAVNGGVPQNSSLSEHLARVQDGISKYIRSPTKEGLAIIDWEEWRPIWARNWKPKDIYREASQQLVYQRQPTWSREEVNKQAVFEFESAAQQFMVSTLRMAKSFRPKQLWGYYLFPDCYNHDYSKNKESYTGQCPDVEKTRNDQLAWLWRESMALYPSIYLDLLLASTPNSRKFVRARVIEAMRISQQHHDGYSLPIFVYARPTYVRKLDVLSQPDLISTIGESAALGAAGAIFWGDADHAKNRDSCQIIKDYLEGDLGRYIVNVTTAAQLCSTALCQGQGRCLRQDGNADVFLHLNSTSFQLRRRDRDNPQRPLFWAEGQLSSADTLYLRTHFRCHCYQGWQGSSCKVPAGPSSHAPDPLAPLGLGVLLLLASWC, from the exons ATGCGCAGGggctgcgcggcggcggcggtagCCGTGGCCGTGCCCTGGCTGGCCCTGCTGGCCCTGGCCTGGCAGCCCCCCGAGAAGCCGTCGGCCGCCCCCCTGCTCACCCGCCGGCCCTTCTTGGTGGCCTGGAACGTGCCCACCCAGGACTGCAAGCCCCGCTTCCAGGTGCCCCTCGACTACAGCCTCTTCGACCTGCAAGCCTCCCCCAACGAGGGCTTCGTGGGCCAGAACCTCACCATCTTCTACAAGGAGCGCCTGGGGCTCTACCCCTACTACACCAGCCAGCGTGTGGCCGTCAACGGCGGCGTCCCCCAAAACAGCAGCCTGTCCGAGCACCTCGCCCGCGTCCAGGACGGCATCAGCAAGTACATCCGCTCGCCCaccaaggaggggctggccatcATCGACTGGGAGGAGTGGCGGCCCATCTGGGCTCGCAACTGGAAGCCCAAGGACATCTACCGGGAGGCGTCTCAGCAGCTGGTGTACCAGCGGCAGCCCACCTGGTCCCGTGAGGAGGTGAACAAGCAGGCGGTGTTCGAGTTCGAGTCAGCCGCCCAGCAGTTCATGGTGAGCACCCTGCGCATGGCCAAGAGCTTCCGCCCCAAGCAGCTCTGGGGATACTACCTCTTCCCTGACTGCTACAACCACGACTACAGCAAGAACAAGGAGAGCTACACTGGGCAGTGCCCAGATGTGGAGAAGACACGCAATGACCAGCTGGCATGGCTCTGGAGGGAGAGCATGGCCCTCTACCCCTCCATCTACCTCGACCTCCTCCTGGCGTCCACCCCCAACAGCCGCAAGTTCGTGCGGGCACGGGTGATAGAGGCCATGCGCATCTCGCAGCAGCACCACGACGGCTACTCCCTGCCCATCTTTGTCTACGCCCGGCCCACCTATGTCCGCAAGCTTGACGTGCTCAGCCAG CCGGACCTGATCTCCACCATCGGAGAGAGCGCGGCGCTGGGTGCGGCTGGGGCCATCTTCTGGGGCGATGCAGACCACGCTAAAAACCGG GACTCGTGCCAGATCATCAAGGACTACCTGGAGGGGGACCTGGGCCGGTACATTGTGAATGTCACAACAGCGgcgcagctctgcagcacagcgctgtgccagggccagggccgCTGCCTGCGCCAGGACGGCAACGCCGACGTCTTCCTCCACCTCAACTCCACCAGCTTCCAGCTGCGGCGCCGGGACAGGGACAACCCCCAGCGCCCCCTCTTCTGGGCTGAGGGCCAGCTGTCCTCTGCTGACACCCTCTACCTACGGACCCATTTCCGCTGCCACTGCTaccagggctggcagggcagcagctgcaagGTGCCTGCCGGCCCCAGCAGCCATGCCCCTGACCCCCTGGCACCGCTGGGACTTGGGGTGCTGTTGCTGCTTGCAAGCTGGTGCTAA
- the LOC137667842 gene encoding hyaluronidase-1-like: MAMGWCCWVLLLLLPTPAHARGPGPILVNRPFVTIWNIPTEHCAKKYNVTLNLEVFDVLANDQQSFIGQNVTLFYSDELGLLPYYTAKGLPVNGGLPQNASRQAHLQQATWDIKVTLPSPAYSGLAIIDWEKWRPLWIRNWASMDIYRQKSEELVRQQHPQWRPELVEETAKQQFEQSAHAFMEQTLQLGETLRPHGYWGFYGFPNCYNDNFDSLPYTGACPAVEQQRNREALQWLWNSSRALYPSIYLPPCFNGTNKALAYVHHRVAEAFAIQRDVLNDSIPVLPYSQIAFDCTVDFLSQEDLMNTIGESAAQGAAGIILWGSLNYSTSKEMCLRLKDYVEGPLGHYIVNVTASADMCSRSLCSSRGRCVRQQNKAGFLHLDPFRFAIDLQVGKPWLMAQSLEPDGDVSRLAKEFSCQCYDKWQGPRCDTQGFAA; the protein is encoded by the exons ATGGCAATGGGGTGGTGCTGCTGggtcctcctgctcctcctgcccaccccgGCCCATGCCAGGGGGCCTGGCCCCATCCTCGTCAACCGCCCCTTTGTCACCATCTGGAACATCCCCACTGAGCACTGTGCTAAGAAGTACAATGTCACCCTCAACCTGGAGGTCTTTGATGTGTTGGCCAACGACCAGCAGTCCTTCATCGGGCAGAACGTCACTCTCTTCTACAGCGATGAGCTGGGGCTTCTCCCTTACTACACAGCCAAGGGGCTGCCAGTGAACGGAGGGCTCCCCCAAAACGCCAGCAGGCAGGCCCACCTCCAACAGGCCACCTGGGACATCAAGGtcaccctgcccagccctgcctacAGCGGGCTGGCCATCATCGACTGGGAGAAGTGGCGCCCACTCTGGATCCGCAACTGGGCCTCCATGGACATCTACCGTCAGAAGTCAGAGGAGCTGGTGCGGCAGCAGCACCCGCAGTGGCGCCCCGAGCTGGTGGAGGAGACGGCCAAGCAGCAGTTTGAGCAGAGCGCCCACGCCTTCATGGAGCAGACCCTGCAGCTGGGCGAGACCCTCCGTCCCCACGGCTACTGGGGTTTCTATGGCTTCCCCAACTGCTACAATGACAACTTCGACAGCCTGCCCTACACCGGGGCGTGCCCAGCGGTGGAGCAGCAGAGGAACAGGGAGGCTCTGCAGTGGCTCTGGAACAGCAGCCGGGCGCTCTACCCCAGCATCTACCTGCCCCCCTGCTTCAACGGCACCAACAAGGCGCTCGCTTACGTCCACCACCGAGTGGCCGAGGCTTTCGCCATCCAGCGCGACGTCCTCAATGACAGCATTCCCGTCCTACCCTACTCCCAGATCGCCTTCGACTGCACTGTTGACTTCCTCTCCCAG GAGGACCTGATGAACACCATCGGGGAGAGCGCGGCTCAGGGCGCTGCCGGCATCATCCTCTGGGGCAGCCTCAACTACAGCACCTCCAAG GAGATGTGCCTGAGGCTGAAGGACTATGTGGAGGGGCCCCTGGGCCACTACATCGTCAATGTGACGGCCAGTGCCGATATGTGCAGCCGGAGCCTGTGCTCCAGCCGGGGCCGCTGTGTGCGCCAGCAGAACAAGGCAGGCTTCCTCCACCTCGACCCCTTCCGCTTTGCCATCGACCTGCAAGTCGGCAAGCCCTGGCTGATGGCACAGAGCCTGGAGCCCGATGGCGATGTCTCCCGGCTGGCCAAGGAGTTCAGCTGCCAGTGCTATGACAAGTGGCAGGGACCCCGCTGCGACACCCAGGGCTTTGCTGCGTGA